In one window of Skermanella rosea DNA:
- a CDS encoding thiolase family protein, whose product MKNVVIAGFARSPFHFASKGKLARIRPDDLASQVVNGLLKKTGVDAHEIEDIILGCAFPEGEQGFNIAKLVGMLSELPQSVAGTTINRFCGSSMQAIHMAAGAIQMDAGHAFIAGGIESMSRVPMLGFNPMPNPKLAESNPGAYMPMGITAENLAMKFQFTREAQEAFAVESHRKAAAAQESGRFDDEIVAIETPDGVVDKDGCIRADTSAESLKSLKAAFLAEGTVTAGTASPLTDGSSATLVTSEEFARAHGLPVLARIRSIAVSGCDPTIMGYGPVPSTEKALKRAGITVKDLDIVESNEAFAVQAMSVAQALGFDGAKVNLDGGALALGHPLGATGARITGKAAQLLKREGGQFALSTQCIGGGQGIATVLEAV is encoded by the coding sequence ATGAAGAACGTGGTCATTGCCGGATTTGCCCGGTCGCCGTTCCACTTCGCCAGCAAGGGCAAGCTGGCCCGCATCCGGCCGGACGATCTGGCGTCCCAGGTGGTCAACGGCCTGCTGAAGAAGACCGGCGTCGACGCACACGAGATCGAGGACATCATCCTGGGCTGCGCCTTCCCGGAGGGCGAGCAGGGCTTCAACATCGCCAAGCTGGTCGGCATGCTGTCGGAGCTGCCCCAGAGCGTCGCCGGGACCACGATCAACCGCTTCTGCGGCTCGTCCATGCAGGCGATCCACATGGCGGCCGGCGCCATCCAGATGGATGCCGGGCACGCCTTCATCGCCGGCGGCATCGAGAGCATGAGCCGGGTGCCCATGCTGGGCTTCAACCCCATGCCCAACCCGAAGCTGGCCGAGAGCAACCCTGGCGCCTACATGCCCATGGGCATCACCGCCGAGAACCTGGCGATGAAGTTCCAGTTCACCCGCGAGGCCCAGGAGGCCTTCGCCGTGGAGAGCCACCGCAAGGCGGCGGCGGCGCAGGAATCCGGCCGGTTCGACGACGAGATCGTGGCGATCGAGACGCCCGACGGCGTGGTGGACAAGGACGGCTGCATCCGCGCCGACACCAGCGCCGAGAGCCTGAAGTCGCTGAAGGCCGCCTTCCTGGCGGAGGGGACGGTGACCGCCGGCACGGCAAGCCCGCTGACCGACGGGTCCTCGGCCACCCTGGTCACGTCGGAGGAGTTCGCCCGCGCCCACGGCCTGCCGGTGCTGGCCCGGATCAGGTCGATCGCCGTGTCCGGCTGCGACCCGACCATCATGGGCTACGGCCCGGTGCCGTCCACCGAGAAGGCGCTGAAGCGGGCCGGGATCACCGTGAAGGACCTGGACATCGTGGAGAGCAACGAGGCCTTCGCGGTCCAGGCCATGTCGGTGGCCCAGGCGCTGGGCTTCGACGGGGCCAAGGTGAACCTGGACGGCGGCGCGCTGGCGCTGGGCCATCCGCTGGGCGCCACCGGTGCCCGCATCACCGGCAAGGCGGCGCAGCTTCTGAAGCGCGAGGGCGGGCAGTTCGCGCTGTCCACCCAGTGCATCGGCGGCGGCCAGGGCATCGCCACCGTCCTGGAAGCGGTCTGA
- a CDS encoding MerR family transcriptional regulator, translated as MLSMIDPPNGSTNARTFSISELAEEFRVTPRTIRFYEDQGLLAPTRDGLNRIYSHRDRARLTLICRGKRLGFSLAEIKDFLDLYDTDDRQIEQMRYALGRGRERIRSLETQLEDVKQTLHELRALERQILDHLDAAGVEPDKKPKK; from the coding sequence ATGCTCAGCATGATCGATCCGCCGAACGGCTCCACCAACGCCCGCACCTTCTCGATCAGCGAGCTGGCGGAGGAGTTCCGGGTGACGCCGCGGACGATCCGGTTCTATGAGGACCAGGGGCTGCTGGCGCCGACGCGGGACGGGCTGAACCGGATCTACAGCCATCGCGACCGGGCGCGGCTGACGCTGATCTGCCGGGGCAAGCGGCTGGGCTTCAGCCTGGCGGAGATCAAGGACTTCCTGGACCTGTACGACACGGACGACAGGCAGATCGAGCAGATGCGCTACGCGCTGGGCCGCGGGCGGGAGCGGATCCGGTCGCTGGAGACCCAGCTGGAGGACGTCAAGCAGACGCTGCACGAGCTGCGCGCGCTGGAGCGCCAGATCCTGGACCATCTGGATGCCGCCGGCGTCGAGCCGGACAAGAAGCCTAAGAAATAA
- a CDS encoding type II toxin-antitoxin system CcdA family antitoxin, with product MHIGTGQIYDPSAPKSRINMTLNEDLVRVARGYTDNLSDYVEKLLAAAIAEERRKRLADQEHWDRVCASWAEFHEKHGCVADEYNADFRPGDATP from the coding sequence ATGCACATCGGAACCGGGCAGATCTACGACCCCTCCGCGCCGAAATCGCGGATCAACATGACCCTCAACGAGGATCTGGTCCGCGTCGCGCGCGGCTACACCGACAACCTGTCCGACTATGTCGAGAAGTTGCTGGCGGCGGCCATCGCCGAGGAACGGCGGAAGAGGCTGGCCGATCAGGAACATTGGGACCGGGTCTGCGCCTCATGGGCCGAGTTCCACGAGAAGCACGGCTGCGTGGCGGACGAGTACAACGCCGACTTCCGGCCCGGGGACGCCACCCCCTGA
- a CDS encoding CcdB family protein, whose product MPQFDVHRNPGRSREATPYLLVIQRDRYDRMPRRVVVPLVRREYTGHTDRDLNPGFTVEGLDVVMDPLALASVPVRDLGSAIASLDHDSTRIIRAIDELVAYGR is encoded by the coding sequence ATGCCGCAGTTCGACGTTCACCGCAATCCCGGCCGCTCCCGGGAGGCGACGCCGTACCTTTTGGTCATCCAGCGGGACCGCTACGACAGGATGCCGCGCCGCGTGGTCGTTCCGCTCGTCCGGCGGGAGTATACCGGTCACACCGACCGCGACCTGAACCCCGGCTTCACCGTCGAGGGCCTTGACGTCGTCATGGACCCCCTCGCGCTCGCCAGCGTCCCGGTCCGGGATCTCGGTTCCGCGATCGCCAGCCTCGACCACGACAGCACGCGGATCATCCGCGCGATCGACGAACTGGTCGCCTACGGCAGATAA
- a CDS encoding DUF4142 domain-containing protein, which produces MHRARPATIGSTIRGIALLASVAQAALAGAAQAQTSPRAAEPHAEEVNYLLSATSTSAGQIAIGTLAAEHARDERVRDLARRILAHHSETGEELAGLAGSNGVEPVREIDPVTQRSIDWLRTLDGAAFDAVYVGIQEPTLYTAGWIYRREARHGTDPALRNAAAGEVDANEAFREQAGRLAEELRGGLPDGLAPEDRMFLIYAMNVELSQVRLGEAAAEKAVTEPVRAFARRMVEEHGRSGEQFRQAAGANGVASLETVGPVQRRTRDRLEGLSGPAFDREYIMSQVIHHYEWFYRYEHASIHGHDPAVRELAAKGAKSGKAHHDSVLAIVSDWGDGEIGAAAGHGDAEARR; this is translated from the coding sequence ATGCACCGAGCCAGACCAGCAACGATCGGGTCCACGATCCGCGGCATCGCCCTCCTCGCATCGGTCGCCCAGGCGGCCTTGGCCGGCGCGGCCCAGGCGCAGACTTCCCCGCGGGCGGCGGAGCCCCATGCGGAGGAAGTGAACTATCTTCTTTCGGCGACGTCCACCAGCGCCGGCCAGATCGCGATCGGCACGCTCGCCGCGGAACATGCGCGGGACGAGCGGGTGCGCGACCTTGCCCGCCGGATCCTCGCCCATCATTCGGAGACCGGGGAAGAGCTGGCCGGCCTTGCCGGAAGCAACGGGGTCGAGCCCGTGCGGGAAATCGATCCGGTCACGCAACGGTCGATCGACTGGCTTCGGACCCTGGACGGCGCCGCTTTCGACGCCGTGTATGTGGGCATTCAGGAACCGACCCTCTATACCGCGGGCTGGATCTACCGGAGGGAGGCGCGGCACGGCACCGATCCCGCGCTGCGGAACGCGGCCGCCGGGGAGGTCGATGCCAACGAGGCTTTCCGGGAGCAGGCCGGGCGGCTCGCCGAGGAACTGCGGGGCGGCCTGCCGGACGGGCTGGCGCCGGAGGATCGGATGTTCCTGATCTATGCCATGAACGTCGAACTGTCGCAGGTGCGGCTGGGCGAAGCGGCGGCGGAGAAAGCCGTGACGGAACCGGTCCGCGCGTTCGCGCGCCGCATGGTCGAGGAACATGGCCGCTCGGGCGAGCAGTTCCGGCAGGCCGCCGGCGCCAACGGCGTGGCGTCGCTGGAGACGGTCGGGCCGGTCCAGCGGCGGACTCGCGATCGGCTGGAGGGGCTGTCCGGCCCGGCGTTCGACCGGGAATACATCATGTCCCAGGTGATCCATCATTACGAATGGTTCTATCGCTACGAGCATGCGTCGATCCACGGACACGATCCCGCGGTGCGCGAGTTGGCGGCGAAGGGTGCCAAGTCGGGGAAGGCCCATCACGACTCGGTCCTGGCGATCGTCTCGGACTGGGGAGACGGGGAAATCGGCGCCGCCGCCGGGCATGGGGACGCAGAGGCGCGCCGGTGA
- a CDS encoding IS256 family transposase, translated as MARRKPPVIPDALLDQLLAGSDAKSAFDPNGLLDGLKKALAERALNAEMDHHLAGEDEAGNGRNGYGRKTVLTDTGKLELEIPRDRRATFDPQLIAKYQRRFPGFDDKIVSMYARGMSVREIVGHLRELYGVEVSPDLISAVTDAVLDEIATWQARPLEPVYPLVFFDALRVKVRDEGLVRNKAVHVALGVRADGTKEILGLWLEQNEGAKFWLRVLNELRNRGVEDILIAVVDGLKGFPDAIQAVFPQAMVQTCIVHLLRNSLEFVSWKDRRAVAAALKDIYRAIDATAAEAALEAFEDSAWGRKYPAIGPCWRRAWNEVVPFYAFPAEVRRILYTTNAIESLNAKLRRAVRARGHFPTDDAALKLIFLVLHRTEKQWTMPAREWAMAKAQFAVLFGERFTKAFA; from the coding sequence ATGGCTCGTCGCAAACCACCCGTCATCCCTGACGCCCTGCTCGACCAACTTCTTGCCGGGTCCGACGCGAAGAGCGCGTTCGATCCGAACGGCCTTCTGGACGGCCTGAAGAAGGCACTTGCCGAGCGGGCGCTGAATGCCGAGATGGACCATCATCTCGCCGGCGAGGACGAGGCCGGCAACGGCCGGAACGGCTACGGCCGCAAGACGGTGCTGACCGACACCGGCAAGCTGGAACTGGAGATCCCGCGCGATCGGCGGGCGACCTTCGATCCGCAGCTCATCGCCAAGTACCAGCGGCGCTTTCCGGGCTTCGACGACAAGATCGTATCGATGTATGCCCGCGGCATGAGCGTCCGGGAGATCGTCGGGCACCTGCGCGAACTCTACGGCGTGGAGGTCTCGCCCGACCTGATCAGCGCCGTGACCGACGCCGTGCTGGACGAGATCGCCACCTGGCAGGCCCGGCCGCTGGAGCCGGTCTACCCGCTAGTGTTCTTCGACGCCCTGCGGGTCAAGGTCCGCGACGAGGGACTGGTCCGCAACAAGGCCGTCCACGTGGCCCTCGGTGTGCGGGCCGACGGCACCAAGGAGATCCTCGGCCTGTGGCTGGAGCAGAACGAGGGCGCCAAGTTCTGGCTGCGTGTCCTGAACGAGCTGCGCAACCGCGGCGTGGAGGACATCCTGATCGCCGTGGTCGACGGGCTGAAGGGCTTTCCCGACGCCATCCAGGCGGTGTTCCCGCAGGCCATGGTCCAGACCTGCATCGTGCACCTGCTGCGCAACAGCCTGGAGTTCGTCTCCTGGAAGGACCGCCGGGCCGTCGCAGCCGCCCTGAAGGACATCTACCGGGCGATCGACGCCACGGCCGCCGAGGCCGCGCTGGAAGCCTTCGAGGACAGCGCCTGGGGACGCAAGTATCCGGCCATCGGCCCGTGCTGGCGCCGCGCCTGGAACGAGGTGGTGCCGTTCTACGCCTTCCCGGCCGAGGTCCGGCGCATCCTGTACACCACCAACGCCATCGAATCCTTGAATGCCAAGCTCCGCCGGGCCGTTCGCGCCCGAGGCCACTTCCCGACTGACGATGCCGCCCTGAAGCTGATCTTCCTGGTCTTGCACAGGACCGAGAAACAGTGGACCATGCCGGCACGCGAATGGGCCATGGCAAAGGCTCAGTTCGCCGTCCTCTTCGGTGAGCGCTTCACAAAGGCATTCGCCTGA
- a CDS encoding TIR domain-containing protein, protein MMRSCGINSMHRPFEVRNGWEEADREYTAPDLLPECAVVESRLSWRCESDSPGETAIFRYPFLHGGLIREIMAKVGEQAGQDALYWQGSFWGYEKTTGSRLLIEQHMTGRWQGEIHVTKRGQAAALLDRLVELVERAQSHLGLKPDDVSRPPKAPNPQEEVKLTFGREKPHDSATPEWYVSYAWGDDKTKEGRERTRTVDRLCAKAEARGRTILRDKNVLDLGDSITDFIRRLGQGKRIFVIFSEKYAHSPYCMLELHEIWRTSRQEEQDFLDRVRILALPDAPRMDDPRDRIKLAVHWKKEHDDFDALSREHGASVFGEEDHRRLKQMQRFYADVSNILATLAARVQPRTLEQLIEWGLEDPED, encoded by the coding sequence ATGATGCGGTCCTGCGGCATCAACTCCATGCATCGGCCATTCGAAGTTCGCAACGGCTGGGAAGAAGCCGACCGTGAATACACTGCCCCCGATCTGCTGCCGGAATGCGCCGTAGTCGAGAGTCGCCTGTCCTGGCGCTGTGAGTCCGATAGCCCCGGAGAGACGGCTATATTCCGCTATCCTTTCCTGCATGGCGGCCTGATCCGGGAGATCATGGCGAAGGTCGGCGAACAGGCCGGCCAGGATGCGCTCTATTGGCAGGGCAGTTTCTGGGGTTATGAAAAAACTACTGGCAGCCGCCTTCTCATCGAGCAGCACATGACAGGCCGATGGCAAGGCGAGATCCATGTAACGAAACGCGGCCAGGCGGCAGCGCTGCTCGATCGCCTGGTTGAACTGGTCGAGCGGGCGCAGTCGCATCTGGGCCTGAAACCGGACGATGTGTCACGCCCGCCAAAGGCGCCCAATCCCCAGGAGGAGGTGAAATTGACATTCGGACGGGAGAAGCCGCACGATTCCGCCACACCGGAATGGTACGTGTCCTATGCCTGGGGCGACGACAAGACCAAGGAGGGCCGGGAGCGTACACGTACCGTAGACCGCCTCTGCGCGAAGGCGGAAGCGCGGGGGCGGACCATCCTGCGGGACAAGAACGTGCTCGACCTCGGCGACAGCATCACCGATTTCATACGCAGGCTGGGCCAGGGCAAGCGCATCTTCGTGATCTTCAGCGAGAAGTACGCCCACTCGCCCTACTGCATGCTGGAACTCCACGAGATCTGGCGCACCAGCCGGCAGGAGGAGCAGGACTTCCTGGACCGGGTACGCATCCTCGCCCTGCCGGATGCACCGCGCATGGACGATCCGCGCGACCGGATCAAGTTGGCAGTGCATTGGAAGAAGGAACACGACGATTTCGACGCCCTCAGCCGGGAACATGGCGCCAGCGTCTTCGGCGAGGAGGACCATCGCCGCCTTAAGCAGATGCAGCGGTTCTATGCCGATGTGTCGAACATCCTCGCGACCCTCGCCGCCCGGGTGCAACCCCGCACCCTGGAGCAACTGATCGAGTGGGGGCTTGAAGACCCCGAGGATTGA
- a CDS encoding terminase small subunit produces the protein MSQTTPAAAPTVSAYSPLPHRQEAFARHVASGRSFSQAARLSGYAWNSARQTGSRLMRDPGVAARVVELTAIEDTRRHAELDELVAAAKRVLLDAMEKQQHFAALRAIDQIARLRSLDGPQADARRAAFDDDPDDAEEGGGPVSSIADPDALFEPPMPPAVAAPVEPAPEDPEKAYAKAVKLQNRRYSKCYDLVMSRHPDIKARLRDAQDVSLYFDSEYRLLPPELWPAGKSPAVSPAPSAPAVSPAPPAPKMTNVDGSGHAPGGRAA, from the coding sequence ATGAGCCAGACCACCCCCGCCGCCGCCCCGACGGTATCCGCATACTCCCCCCTCCCGCACCGGCAGGAAGCCTTCGCCCGCCATGTGGCATCCGGCCGAAGCTTCAGTCAGGCGGCCCGGCTCTCCGGCTATGCGTGGAACAGCGCGCGCCAGACCGGCTCGCGCCTGATGCGGGACCCCGGCGTCGCCGCCCGCGTGGTCGAGCTTACCGCCATCGAGGATACCCGCCGCCATGCCGAGCTGGACGAGCTGGTCGCGGCGGCCAAGCGGGTTCTGCTCGACGCCATGGAGAAGCAGCAGCATTTCGCGGCCCTGCGCGCGATCGACCAGATCGCCCGCCTGCGCAGCCTGGACGGCCCGCAGGCCGACGCCCGCCGCGCCGCCTTCGACGACGATCCCGACGACGCCGAAGAGGGCGGCGGCCCCGTCAGCAGCATCGCCGACCCCGACGCCCTGTTCGAGCCGCCGATGCCGCCCGCCGTCGCGGCCCCGGTCGAACCCGCGCCCGAGGACCCGGAGAAGGCGTACGCCAAGGCCGTCAAGCTGCAGAACCGGCGCTACAGCAAATGCTACGACCTGGTCATGTCCAGGCATCCCGACATCAAGGCGAGGCTCCGCGACGCCCAGGACGTGTCGCTCTACTTCGACTCGGAATACCGCCTGCTACCGCCCGAACTCTGGCCCGCCGGCAAGTCCCCGGCCGTTTCGCCCGCTCCGTCCGCTCCGGCCGTTTCGCCCGCGCCGCCCGCGCCGAAGATGACGAATGTCGACGGAAGCGGCCATGCCCCGGGGGGTCGCGCGGCCTGA
- a CDS encoding copper chaperone PCu(A)C, with translation MSKSFRAAALAVAVLFSSAGPSAIPAFAHGTKAGALEIDHPWSRATPGGARVAGGYLAVVNTGSEADRLVSATAEIAGRTEIHEMAMKDSIMTMRHLPDGVAVPAGGKVEFKPGSYHLMFMDLKRPLKQGESFAGTLTFEKAGTVEVEFAVEALGASGSAHH, from the coding sequence ATGTCCAAGTCTTTCCGCGCCGCCGCGCTGGCGGTCGCCGTCCTGTTTTCATCCGCCGGCCCTTCCGCGATCCCGGCCTTCGCCCACGGCACCAAGGCGGGCGCCCTGGAGATCGACCATCCCTGGTCCCGCGCCACGCCCGGCGGCGCCCGGGTGGCCGGGGGCTACCTTGCCGTCGTCAACACCGGGTCCGAGGCCGACCGGCTGGTTTCCGCCACGGCGGAGATCGCCGGCCGGACGGAGATCCACGAGATGGCGATGAAGGACAGCATCATGACCATGCGCCACCTGCCCGACGGCGTCGCCGTGCCGGCCGGGGGCAAGGTCGAGTTCAAGCCCGGGAGCTATCACCTGATGTTCATGGACCTGAAACGGCCCCTGAAGCAGGGCGAGAGCTTCGCCGGCACCCTGACCTTCGAGAAGGCCGGCACGGTCGAGGTCGAGTTCGCGGTGGAGGCCCTGGGGGCGTCGGGATCGGCGCACCACTGA
- a CDS encoding DUF2946 family protein, giving the protein MAGSRRQARGRAAGFWVALGAAYLLAVQMLLSGMAIGAAAASPERIYGDSLCTGGAASDPDGGQDGGPHLPDCCLAGCAMFGGGTAPPPGDVAVAAPVPARGAASAVPAAGPVLLPLDQTPRRTRAPPAVA; this is encoded by the coding sequence ATGGCGGGATCGCGGCGACAGGCCCGGGGACGGGCTGCAGGTTTCTGGGTGGCGTTGGGCGCGGCATACCTGCTTGCCGTCCAGATGCTGCTGTCCGGCATGGCGATCGGCGCCGCGGCGGCCTCCCCGGAGCGGATCTACGGCGACTCGCTGTGTACGGGGGGTGCCGCTTCCGATCCCGACGGTGGGCAGGATGGCGGGCCGCATCTGCCGGACTGCTGCCTGGCCGGCTGCGCGATGTTCGGCGGCGGGACGGCTCCGCCGCCGGGGGATGTCGCGGTCGCCGCCCCGGTCCCGGCGCGCGGCGCGGCTTCGGCGGTTCCGGCGGCCGGCCCCGTCCTGCTTCCGCTCGACCAGACTCCCCGCAGGACGCGGGCGCCGCCGGCGGTCGCCTGA